A single window of Hyla sarda isolate aHylSar1 chromosome 2, aHylSar1.hap1, whole genome shotgun sequence DNA harbors:
- the IL17D gene encoding interleukin-17D → MQPRSQVFLAPAVLMLFLGILIVSSEGSKPIKRAPPKTKGCAERQEEVLEQMYGHLAAGMLSAYHHTLQLQPLEKENISCPAGTRGRAPGESKQRLPVNIHSISPWAYRITYNPTRYPKYIPEAYCLCKGCLTGPYGEENFNFRSTPVYMPTVILRRTSSCTGGRYVYVEDYITIPVGCTCVPESEKDPEADSVNSSLEKEKFKVSINKSEKPSSN, encoded by the exons ATGCAGCCAAGGAGCCAG gtctttttggcaccagctgtTCTGATGTTGTTTCTTGGAATATTGATTGTCAGCTCAGAGGGTTCCAAACCCATAAAGCGAGCACCACCAAAGACCAAGGGTTGTGCCGAACGGCAAGAGGAGGTGCTAGAGCAGATGTATGGACACCTGGCGGCTGGCATGCTTAGTGCCTATCACCACACACTGCAGCTTCAGCCACTTGAAAAGGAGAACATCAGCTGCCCAGCTGGGACCCGGGGCAGAGCTCCAGGGGAGAGTAAGCAGCGACTACCAGTCAATATCCACAGCATATCCCCGTGGGCATACAG GATAACCTATAACCCCACACGGTATCCCAAATACATCCCAGAAGCTTATTGTCTCTGTAAGGGCTGCTTGACTGGACCCTATGGAGAGGAGAACTTTAACTTCCGCTCTACCCCAGTCTACATGCCTACCGTCATCCTCCGCCGCACGTCTTCATGCACTGGTGGCCGCTATGTCTATGTGGAGGACTATATCACTATCCCAGTGGGCTGCACTTGTGTACCAGAATCGGAGAAGGACCCAGAGGCGGACAGTGTCAATTCTAGTCTTGAGAAAGAAAAGTTCAAAGTGTCTATAAATAAAAGTGAGAAGCCGTCGTCCaactga